One Aegilops tauschii subsp. strangulata cultivar AL8/78 chromosome 2, Aet v6.0, whole genome shotgun sequence genomic window, GAAACCAGGTAAAGAAAAATAACAATACTTGGTGGATAGCAAAATCATTGTAGTTCTTTAGCGCTTGGATTGCTCTGTCCAAGGAACATTCAAAGCCAAATGCGCCTTTAGGATACGTCAACCTTGCGATTCGATCAACATCTTTGTCGCTGTAAATGCGCCTTATAAGCAAAGGGTGATTGGCAATCTGTGGGAGCAATGAAAAACCCTTTAAGATGGAAATAAACATCTTCCTGAATTTTGCATCACAGGATACTCACCTTACGCAACTGCATAAAATAGTTTGATATTTGACGCTTTGGAATTAATCCAACAAGATTTTGAGGATATTGGCCAGAAGACTTTGCAGTACGAGCCTCACAAATGGCACGGTACTCATTTGCGGCTCCATTATAAGCTTTAAGCTGCTCTGATCCCATGGAGACAAAGTTAACCTGCCACACACAGTCAATGTAAGCTCAAACAGGGAAGATCAACAAGAACATGCAATTGCTGATGACTAAAGATAAGTCAATGTACATGTTGCGTCTTCGGGACAAGTTGCTGCATAACATCTGACTTCAAGCGCCTAAGGATGAATGGCCCTAAAATGGACTTTATACGTGAAATTAACTCATGGTCTTCTGAATTCAATAGCTTCTTGAGATCAACTTCTCCTGTGGCAAATATATCAGGCATCATGAACTCCAACAATGACCATAGCTCCTGCAGATAGATGATATGAAATTCAAGAGCAGCTTCATGTAAGAAAATGGCCAGCTTCTGATAATTAAAGGCAGCTGAATGGATATGGAGTTTAAGCAGTTGGGGTGCACATTTCAACTAATAGCTGGATGAAGCCATCAGAAATTCAGTGTTATGAGTATTCGTCTAGGTAAGCAGCAGACATCAAACCATAAGATGGTAAAAAATGTAAAGTTAATAGTGTTGAACCACAAGCACTGTGTACAACACAGAACCATTAGATATTAAGATACTGATTCTAACTCATATAGATAAGAATATGATATTGAGAAACTTTAATCGGTAGTTGTGCACCAAAAGACAGTGCTAGCTACAAATCCTTAGTACACTTGCTGATCACACCTCCATGCCTTTGTGAATCTTTGACATGCAGGATACTGGTAAAATGTATATAGTCAGTCCTTTACAGGTAGTGTTATGCTGATATGTCCTTTTATTTCTGTATCACACGGGCAGATTATCGTGATATATTTAACTACAATGGCATCACAGGATATCAGAGGAAAAAATAAAGCTTAAGTTGGACACTTGTATCAAGACTCACATGCAAATCATTTTGAAGTGGAGTTCCCGTCAGCATTAGCCGCTGACGAGCATGTTGTGCAACAGCCATAAGGTTTTTCCATCGGAAGCTGCCCTTATCTTTCAGCACGTGTGCTTCGTCCATCAATACACAACTCCATTTCCATCTTTTGAGTGCCTTGCGGTCATCCTTTTGTTGAGCACTGCATTATGGATCAAAGCAGCACATAAATCTTCTAAAAATATGCAGAATCATTAGTGAATCTCCATaagacattctgtttttccaccCTAAGGAACTACAAACCTCCGTCTTTCGAAGAGCGAGTAGCCAACAAGTAGGACATTAAATGGAGCTGGACATCCTGCTTTGCCTAAGGAACTTAACTCCTTTGAGAAGGCAGTCCTTCCAGCACCATGAAACATGATGATCGAAAATGAAGGACACCACTTCTTAAGTTCCCTTTCCCAATTTTCCAACACTGAAGCTGGGCAAACTATCAGGTGTGGACCCGGGTCGTCATATAGATGTTGCAAGAGATTAAGGTAAGTCACAGCCTGTAAATAATGAGACCAAATTCAAACATTAAGAGATGAATAATGAACCGGCACTCAAGTATAGGGCAAATCCTGCTAATCAGTTTATTCTTGAAATGTCACAACAGGCTGCAATCAAGTTACATTTTATAGTATGTGTGCATAATGACCAAAAAACACATGAACAACAGTCCATTAGGACACCATAATAACGGACAGGGTGCAAAAACACCAAATTTGAACAAGCTAACTTGTCATGCTTTAGTACTACCATATTACGATGATTGGTTATTTTCATTTTTACTTAAAACACTGTAAGCTTGCTTACCTGGACTGTCTTGCCGAGACCCATTTCATCAGCCAAAATTGCTGTAGAAAGGAGAGAAGGTTAACATGAATAATAGTCTTTTGAGCAGGGGAAAGTTAGAACATGATAAGAAAAAATGAAAAGAACCAGTATGATCGTTGATTGGTACTACTCTGATAACCTCACAAACATAATATATGTAATGCAGGACAACATCATTTCAGTCTTTCAGACCAGCAAGCACTAACATGGTACATTAGCACATGACAAGACAAGGTTTTCTGTACCGCATGAAAATTCTGATAGTTACAATGTAAACATTTTTACTCGGTGCACCTTTACAGTAAATTGGAATGCCTGTACCTAAATTCAATGAACCAAACGGTGATCTAGTATCCAAGTGACCAGCAAGCACTAACACAGTACATTAGCACATGACAAGACAAGGTTTTCTGTACCGCATGAAAATTCTGATAGTTACAATGTAAACATTTTTACTCGGTGCACCTTTACAGTAAATTGGAATACCTGTACCTAAATTCTATGAACCAAACGGTGATCTAGTATCGAAGTGATCTACATCAAGTTAGTTTCTGATTCATACAATACAAATGTAATGATCGAACAAGACTGCCAACTGCTTGTTTTAGAAGACAAAGGTTGCATAAGGATTGAAAGAATAGGATGCTGAGTGATAAGTGCCATGTTATCATGTATTTACTACTTAGCAAACTAAATGCAACTGATCATAAACAAGTGGGGTGAACTCAGATCCATCAGTTTGATGTCATGGCTAGATGTTACTGATGAAAAGGAAACAATAATTTGAGCAAAGGCCACTTCATTAGCAGATGCCTTTCTGATGCAACAAGCATCTTCGGGTTCAAAATTTTAATTCACAGAAAATCACCTCCGCCGATGCCTTTCTGATGCAACAGTAGAAGGAAATTGACCCCCACAAGCTGGTATGGTTTCAGCACCGGGTTGAAATCCATGTCCTCGCTTGTGCATGCGGCATCCACATCTTCCTGTTCTCATATCCCATTGCATCAAAAGACAAAAACTCGATAGTTCAAGACATGTAAACTGCATTAAAACTGACAACTGTACCTGAGTGACAATCCGGACGGTGGAGGCATCTGTCTCAGCATAACTTTCGCAATTCCGTGCTGAAGAACCGTACAGCTCCTGCCTCAGATCAACCGAAATCCGTGAGCACCTGCGCAATGCCTTCCCCACCACATCCCCTTCCACCTCCTCTGCCTTCACACTACTCTGCCCATTGTAGTCcccatcttcatcatcctcgtTCTCCAACTCCGACCAATTCACcccatcatcctcttcttcatctCCTACCTCCACCACAGCAGCAGCCACGGAGCCATCACTGTCATCATCATCCTCGATCACAAATCGGCGACCAGTGGTGCGGCGCGGCCGTGATGACCGCGGAGCAGGGTGGTCGGAATCATCATCTGCGAGGTCAGAGTCATCATCGGCGATGTCGGAGTCCTCAAATGTGAGGTCCAAATcttcctcttcctcggagaggtCGATGGCTGTTGCCAGCCGTCGACCAGTGGAAGGGCGCGGCCGCGATCTCCTCGAAGCAGGGAGGTCGAAATCGTCGTCTTCAGGGTCGAATTCGTCTTCGGGGACGAAGTCGTCGTCGGAGAGCGCCGCGATGCTGGCGGCCTTGGAGGGTTTAGGATTGTGCCGGGAGGATTGGGTGGACGGCGTGGCCCGCCTAGGCGGGCTTTTGTGCTGGGGACGCTTGAGCACGCGCGAGCTATTCTCGGCGCGGCGCGCCTTGGCGCTTTTCCCCAGGTCGaagtcgtcgtcgtcgtcgtcgtcggagAGGACGACGGCGGCGCCGTTGCTGGTGCCGACGGCGGAGGACGCCTTGGGGTCGTAGCGAAACGAATCGatgggagggggaggccgcgcgGGCGGCTGGGGGCTCCGGTGGGGGCGCTTGAGGGCCCGGGAGGGCTTGAAGGTGTGGTTCGACCACTCGTCGTCGGAGATCTCCTCGAAGTCCCGCCGCATCGGGGCGGCGGCTGCGGGCCTGCGGGTTCCTCCGGGGTCTAGGGTTTCGGGGGGAGGCGCGCGAGGGGGGGCGGGTGTGGTGCTGCTCTCGTAGTAGGCGAGGAtccgagggggcggcggcggggagcgggAGAATTGGGGGCGAAGACGAGGAGGCCGGGAAACTTTGGCGGCCCTAGAGAGTGGGGAGAACGGAGCGGCGCCGAACAGAGCGCCAATTGCCTCCCAGGAGGAGGACGATTCGTTGAATTTTGCCGTTTTCAGGGGTG contains:
- the LOC109768539 gene encoding protein CHROMATIN REMODELING 19, coding for MRRDFEEISDDEWSNHTFKPSRALKRPHRSPQPPARPPPPIDSFRYDPKASSAVGTSNGAAVVLSDDDDDDDFDLGKSAKARRAENSSRVLKRPQHKSPPRRATPSTQSSRHNPKPSKAASIAALSDDDFVPEDEFDPEDDDFDLPASRRSRPRPSTGRRLATAIDLSEEEEDLDLTFEDSDIADDDSDLADDDSDHPAPRSSRPRRTTGRRFVIEDDDDSDGSVAAAVVEVGDEEEDDGVNWSELENEDDEDGDYNGQSSVKAEEVEGDVVGKALRRCSRISVDLRQELYGSSARNCESYAETDASTVRIVTQEDVDAACTSEDMDFNPVLKPYQLVGVNFLLLLHQKGIGGAILADEMGLGKTVQAVTYLNLLQHLYDDPGPHLIVCPASVLENWERELKKWCPSFSIIMFHGAGRTAFSKELSSLGKAGCPAPFNVLLVGYSLFERRSAQQKDDRKALKRWKWSCVLMDEAHVLKDKGSFRWKNLMAVAQHARQRLMLTGTPLQNDLHELWSLLEFMMPDIFATGEVDLKKLLNSEDHELISRIKSILGPFILRRLKSDVMQQLVPKTQHVNFVSMGSEQLKAYNGAANEYRAICEARTAKSSGQYPQNLVGLIPKRQISNYFMQLRKIANHPLLIRRIYSDKDVDRIARLTYPKGAFGFECSLDRAIQALKNYNDFAIHQLLITHGDAGTKGALKDEHVFASAKCQALAELLPSLANDGHRVLIFSQWTTMLDILEWALEVIGITYRRLDGGTPVIERQTIVDTFNNDLSINACLLSTRAGGQGLNLIGADTVIIHDMDFNPQMDRQAEDRCHRIGQQKPVTIYRLVTKESVDESIYAIARRKLVLDAAVLQSGADLDDRTDVPEQTMGEILASLLLV